The sequence CCAGGTTAGCTAATTGCCATTTATAAGAATCTTCACCGCAGGATTCAGGAAGATACAGGTGTCGCAATCGATTCAGCCTCCATACTACGTTAGGTATTTGTACAGTTGAATTCCATGTCAACAAGTCTAGAGTTTGCAAGTACCTCAAGTTGCCTATTGTAGATGGCAACTCATCTATATCAGTATCTCTCAAGCTCAAGAATCTCAAGTGGATTAAGTTTCCAATTTCTTTCGCCAATTTTCCACCGTGACTCTGAATACCCTCAAGATCCAAGACTCTTAGTAATTTGAAGTTCTTAAATACAGATTTTATGGATCCCCAGTTCTCTGCATGGCATGCTTTTTCATGGAAATACAAAAGAGACCTGAGATGGGAATTTCTTTTGTATCCCGAGGGGATAAATTTATGAAGATCTCCTTCCAAAACAACTGCTAGCCTGCGAAGTCTACCAATTGACCTCGCTTCCCTCACCGTAGACCGAGGAAAGGAATCTGCTGAGTGATCACTTGCAAGCGACTGATTAAAAACCTCAAGAAAATTTTCCTGCTTTGCTTTAGATACGCATAGATCTCTCATAAGATCATGCATGCGGCAAGTTCTAATCCTTCCAGTTATGCCTCTCTCTACCACCTGAACCATACACCTCTCTACCAACTCGCCCAAATAACGCTGAGCCACATCCTCCATAGTTTCTTCCTCCACTCCATTGTACACACTGGATACAAAACCCTCAGCAACCCAcattcttatcattttctttgtttgtatCTCACAATCTTCTGGGAAATGAGCCAGATGAAGAAAGCATGGTTTCAACTGATATGGCAATTCATGGTAGCTTAAGGCTAGCACCTCAGTTACTCCTAAGAGTTGTTCATCGCCTTTGCCTCTCCTCAAGTGGGAAATGATATTTTGTCGAACCACGTCCCACTCAAAGATGGTCTTCTTAGTCGCCAACAGTCCTCCAAGCACAATGATCGCCAATGGTAGACCTGTACACCTTCCGACCATTTCCCTTCCCAACCTCTCTATTTCTGCTCTGGTTCTAACgtctgcaaaaataaaaatataaattttagagtAATGAATGTTCAAAAACACTGGTGCCGATGATAGTGGTAACAGTCTCTTTGCTGAAATACCTCTGCAAACCTATGTTACCATTGAACGATTTAGAAATTCAGAATCCCACACTTCCCAATTAAAGAAGAAGCCTACTTTAAGAGGTAGTAAAACATATGCACTTATCAAGCAAAATAAGTTGAACCAAGTTGAATTTCAGCCTACTGAAATCTGGCGATTTTGCCATGTTCAACCTTGAACTTCATTTGACAACTCAAAATACCTTGAATTTTGACTTACTAAGGGTCATCAGCTAAGCACAGTTTACCTATTCTCAGCAATATCCTTCCTCACATCTACTCATAGAGATAAACCCAACTAAGGTTTGCTCTCTTCCTTCATATGCTCTGTATCTAGACAAACAAACACTAAGAAATTATCTGAAAGTGGGGTAGTTCTGGTTGCAAAAACATTACCTGGATAATTATTGTCAACACATGCCTTCTTTTTGAACAATTCCCAGCTCTCGTCATCATTCAACTGGGGTGGAACATGCAGGAAACATGTTGGGTCAGGATGCAAAGCTACATCCATCTTGCGAGTAGTTAGCAATATTTTACTGCCAGCAGTTTTCCAGTATGGAAAAGCAGGACACAGATTATTCCATGTTGGTATGGTCCAAATATCATCAAGAATCACCAAACATTTCTTCTGTAGTTGGACTTGATAAAGCCTCTTCACCAACTCTTCATCCCTCAAATTGGCAATCTCCTCCCTTTGTTCTTTAGATGGATTGGTGAGCTTAAACAAGATTCCCTCCCAAACCTCCCTCACTTGGCATTGTTGAGATACATAAGCCCAAGCAAAAGCATCAAAATGATGTCTAACCTTACTGTTATGATATACCTTCTTGGCAAGAGTTGTCTTCCCTATTCCACCCATTCCACAGATGGACACAATCCCATTACTGTTCACCAATTGCTCTGCCAAAACTTTCACATCTTCCTCCAACCCAACTATATCCTCCTCAACAATATGTGAGTAAGACCTCCTTAACTGCTGCTGTTGCCTCCCTAATCCAGGGATCCAATCATCATTTCTTTGTATTATCCCATATGTTTGCAAGCTATTGGTGAGGCTAGAAATTCTATTCTTAATAATTTGGATCTCATTTCCAACATTATGAAGCTCTATAGTTTCTTTAGCAAGAGTGGCATACCTCTTCATAACATTTACCATGCCTGATCTCCTCCTTAAAGCTACTTTGAGTGCAAACTCTTCAATAATATCTTCAACATCATAAGCAGTTTCTCTGATTTCTGAGACCCAATTTTTAACACTCTCTTCTTCATCTTGTCTTCTGTCTGCATCTCTCAGGAAAGATTGCATCCTCTGCAGTTCAACTTGCATGCCATAAGCCTCCTCATTCACTCCATCCAAGAAAACTGCTTCTTGAATAAGCAAGTCTCCAAGCCTTTGCACCACAGTCGACACTGCAGACTCAGCCATGCTATGTCCCAAGAAACTCCTTACTCCCCCACcttaatcaaaacaaacaaaaaagaacagaaGCTTTTGctttgggtttgggtttgggtttgagTTTAACAAGAAAACAAGAGAGACCCCGAAAAATACCAGTTGATCTGCTACAAAATTACTATCTTGTACTGGCAGTTCTTGAAAATGGGAAATTGGGTGTGGGCTGCCTGGCAACTCCAAAATAGTTTTCTGCAAACACTTCCAGAAAGTCTTCTCCTTGAAAAGTCCAGGAGATATCCCGTAATCAGGACCCACAAACCGCGTTGTAGTCCCCAGTTAATTCGTTGAAAGTGGATTGTTTGTGctaggaaacaaaacaaaatattaaaagatgaaattaattaaaccaaaaaatctCAACAAGTAAGAACCAAACTGAGCAGACAATATTGTAACTGTTAGCCTCTTTCTTAATTGGATGAGGATTAAATTTTGCCAAATTTTATATAGCAAGTTGATGCCCGGCAAATCTTTAAAATATgagctaattttattatttttttccttttcttttaagattttatattgtttttcctAGTTGACTTTCTACTTTGTAAAGTCGGTTTCTAGCTAGTCTTGTAAATCTACAAGGAAGCAAGcaacagtttttttatttatttatttctttatgattgttgttttcttgtatTATTTTCATCCACCTTacagaataaaagaaaatatttaaacgGGGGAGAATCTTCCATTTCAACTCCtagcaataaaataaacttCTTTCCCTACCTTTCACAGATTACATCATCATAGGTTGGTGGGAGTTGTACTCTTACAAAATAAACAttctaaggattttttttattttttttttctgaaagagAGTATAATAATATCACTTGAACTATAAATCATTAAGAAAGTCTTAAAGATTGGCTAAGCACCCAAAGGGCATACTTTTCCACAAACACAAGGTTATTTAGCAACTTGTAGGCTATTCAACAAGGTATGGAACAcgatattttctttgttatgcAGCTTGATTTCTTGTATATTTTTCAGGGGACTTGTCAGTCATAGCTGAAAAACTATCAAGCCTTTACACTAGATTTCTCAAGTACTCAAACGTCAATAAGAGGAAAATTTCCATTCATAGATTTTCCTTTAATGAAAGGAGAAGTAATTGATGCTAAAATAGGTGTACAATTTAGTAAGAGATAATTTAGTGTAATTGAATGCAAGTCATCCTTGTCACAAAAATTACAGAACTAATATCAATTAGTCCTATCATCCCACGGGAGGCAGACGGAAACAATACATAATTCtcgttagggtttttttatgttgatcatATTTGGTAAAATTTTGTGTTGTTTATGTTTTCTTCTACAGGAGGAGTTTGGTGAGGAATTGGCGAGCACAATGAAGTTTAGGATCTGATACTCTTGTATTTGCGCACTTCAACCTGTTCCAATGTCTCAGCAATTTCTTTCATGGATGGCCGGATTTTGGGCTCCACCTTAAGACATCTGATAGCAAGCCGAGCAACATGTGATGCTTCTTTGAGAGGATATTTCCCTTTCAACCGTGTGTCCATTATGCTTTTCAACTTTCTTTTGCTTGACAGAAATGGTATTACCCAGGACACCAGAAACTGTTGCTCATTCGGACGTCTCCTGTCGATTGCTCGCAAGCCTGTTAGCATCTCGACCAAAACAACTCCAAAACTGTACACATCACTCTTCGCATTACGATGTCCTAATCAATCAGAAAGACATTAATGTCAGCCTACAGTTACATGAACTCTGCACTATGGATTCATTAGGAAGAAGAAATTACCTGTGACATACACCTCAGGAGCAGCATAACCATATGTGCCCATTAAATGAGCTTCAGCCTGTGATTCATCAGCTAAAGGAACCAACGCCGCCAAGCCAAAGTCTGCTATCCTTGCATTATAGAACTGGAAGAAAACCAAAGCATAGAAGGAATGTGAatatttatcctttaacatAATTCTTTGTCATGTGAGCTTAAAAAGAACACCTTAAGAGGTGACATAATCAAGTTATTATGAGAAGTTTACCTCATCAAGAAGTATGTTCGAGGACTTCAAATCTCTATGAAGTACCGATACCTCAGGACTGTGCATGTAAGTCAGGCCCTGAGCAACTCCTATAACAATCTTAAATCTTATGTCCCAAGTAAGTGGCTGGACTGAGGCCTCTGCACAGCAAGAAACAAGTGTCCTGAGAACATCTTATAAGCAAGAGGGCAAATGCTTGTGAATTTGGGTTCAGTTTTAAACTTCCGAAGACGACAAGATAATGATTGTTAGCTCTTACTTCCAAACAAATGGTAATTGAGGCTTCCATTGGGAAGGTACTCATAGACAAGGAGAGACTGTTTATTCTCGTAGCAATACCCCAACAGCTTTACAAGATTAGGATGAGAAAGTCTTCCCAAAAGGTTCACCTCTGCCTGCACCACATGTGAGCATCCAGTAAGAGCACAAGCAAAATATCAAAACTATGTTACAAGAATCAAAATGTAACCAGCAGCAAAGAAAAAGTTCATATGACTTTTAATCCATTTGTTGGGTATGCTCAAGTTTGGCCAGAGTTTCAAAGGCCAAATTTTGTAAGAGGGTTGGCTACTTGTAACTAGCCAAGGTCCCGAGTGCctccaaatcaaaccaaataagCTGAAGAACTAAAACATCTCAAGATTACATAGATTAACCACATAATGAAGTACATCGCGTTGTAAAGACAATCCAAAAGCACATACCTGCCACTGCTTAAATCCTTGCCTGCTTGCAGTACCCAACTTCTTTACAGCAATGGCTGACTTCTTTATCCCCTTTGATGGCACCATCTCCTTTTGCCAACCCTTGTATACTTTGCCAAAACCTCCCCTGCCCACCACCATATCTCTTCCAAAATTATTAGTTGCAGCTATCAATTGTACATATGAGAAAACTTTCAAGTTTCCCACAGCAATGTTACTGATTCCACCATTTTCAAAATCCTCATCACTACCGGCATCTAAATATCGGCTGTCCTCATGAATTCCATTGTTCTTGCCCCAAATACGAGTAAAACTCCCACTTACTTGAGACGCCCATGCTGTAATATTGCCGCTTCCAACACTCAGCCAGCTGTTATCTCCGAGAGAACTAGTATCACCTGACACAAAGACAGGAACTTTAAGCCAGAAACTGATGGTTTTGAAATTGACCATTAAGATATAACATGACAGACTGAAAGTTTTCGCTTACCTGCACTGAGATTATCTATGTTACTTGGTACTATGGGAAGTGAGTTTGGCTTCTGATCAGGTAAAGAGCTCCAGCAAATCCCCATCACACAGTCCTAAatgcttctctttctttttgcaGTGTGGAACCaatggtgatttttttatttaaattgaaatttaactCTTGAATTTCTTAAATCAACTCGTCAGTCATGTCTTAAATCAACTCGTTTTCCAAgcttaatataatttaataattatattgtcaGCCGGCTAGGTTGGCACAAGGAAATTTTGCAGCTAACATACTTGTACAAACACGGTTTACCAAACTCAAAATTTAGTCAGAAGTTTACAGGAACTGCACTctatcttttcttgtttttctttgtatgTGAAGGTGACTTTGAAGTCATTGTTGGTGTGTGTGAATTCATTAGTTTTCAAAGATAGCGGCACTTGGGTTCCTTGCAGCTTCACTGTTGCTTTTCGAAATTTCTGAGAAAGGATCAAGGTCGCCCTCCTGCCTGCCTAAAAGAACACTACTActagaaaggaagaagaaaggtaaaggaattgaAAACGCCCGTTTTGGAAGCAATTCAGAGCACAATAATTGAACGTTCATCACCTTTGAATGTTCCTTGAAGCACATATTActcaattcttgtttttctttgtatgTGAAGGTGACTTTGAAGTCATTGTTGGTGTGTGTGAATTCATTAGTTTTCAAAGATAGCGGCACTTGGGTTCCTTGCAGCTTCACTGTTGCTTTTCGAAATTTCTGAGAAAGGATCATGGTCGCCCTCCTGCCTGCCTAAAAGAACACTACTActagaaaggaagaagaaaggtaaaggaattgaAAACGCCTGTTTTGGAAGCAACTCAGAGCACAATAATTGAACGTTCATCACCTTTGAATGTTCCTTGAAGCACATATTACATCATTAGAGCATGGTGACTTTAGGTCACTCAAATATTACACCATTGTTTTAATTCCCATTTGCGATTGACATTAGAACACAAATGCATAACTTGTCACATAAATGTGAATCTAGTTCAGAGTTTGTGGTTAGACAATAAGGGCATCGATGGACACGAGTTCCCTGGCATCAGAATTATCTTGCTTAAACGGACAGCTGATATGGTTGGACTTGAGCATCCTGTTTTCAAAGACAAGTTTGATTTGGAATCAAGCCAGCAGGACGGTGCTTATGCTCAGGTAGCTTTAAGTTGATGGGCTACAATCTGTTCCGATGTCTCAGCGATTTCTTTCATGGATGGCCGGAACTTGGGTTCAAGTTGAAGACACCTAATAGCAAACTGGGCTATTAGTGAAGCTTCTTTGATGGGATATTTCCCCTCTAACCGAGtgtccattgttttttttttcagctttcttttgtttgatAGAAATGGAATGACCCAGTTCACCACTACATCTTTGCCATTTGGACGTTTCGTATCAATCGCCCGTGAACCTGTTAGCATCTCAACCAGAACAACTCCAAAACTAAAGACATCACTCTTTGCGTAAAATCTTCCTCATCAATCAGCAACAAAATAATGTCACTTAGCATATCACACGGACTCTGAACTGAAAGACTTTGAGAACAAGAAATATTACCTGCCCTCATGATCTCAGGAGCAGCATAACCATACGTGCCCATCACGAGTTTCGACACGGGAATCATCAGGTGAAAGAACTGATGCCAAGCCAAAATCTGATATCTTTGCATTATAGAACTGGAGTAAAACCAAAACATAGAAGTAACATCAGTATTATGGATCCTCTGACAATTTTctgaaagagaaattaaatttttggtcACATATATATCAACTAGGCTTCCTGCTCTTCGATGTGAGTGGAAGACTGGATGGGTTGAACCCAgttctttaaaattttcatagGTAGCAATTCACAGATAAACTGAATTATACCTTATCAAGAAGTATATTTGAAGATCTTAGATCTCTGTGAATTACCAACACCTCTGGAGAGTGCAAGTAAGCCAGGCCTTGAGTGATTCCCACAGCAACCTTTAACCTTATGTCCCATGGAAGAGGCTGAATTGAGCCCTCTGCACCGGAAGAAACATATGTACAAAGACTTGAACCAATTCTTATtgcaacaaacaaaattatagaTGTGCAGAAATTCTCATGCATTTGGATGCTATGTTAAACTTTCAAAcagaaaataattcaatgaGTTGCAATCTTATAGTTCCAGATAGACGGTAAATAAGGATTATTAGCTCTTGCTTCCAAATAGATGGTAATTTAAGCAATCATTTTGCATAAACTCATAGACAAGGGGAACCTCTTTCTCATGACAGTATCCCAACAGCTTAACAAGGTTAGGATGGGAAAGCTTTCCCAGAATATTCACCTCTGCCTGCACCAGGATGTGAACAACCCATTAAGCATGTAATTCTTACAAAACAActtactattaaataaaatcacaacCAAGATTTAAGAAACTGTTAAAATAGAACACTTCTCTCTGTCTGGTGTGTGTGTTAtttatatagagagagagcCCTGATTCTATAGGTCAAGAATATCAAGAAATCTAAATTATTCTACCACGatcaaaatataagaaaactGGAAGAACTAAGTAGCTAGATGATCCTTGCTTCGTTGACCCTTTCCTTCTGATGTGGATGAAGTATGAATTTCTCCCCTTCAATGAGTTCGTATAAGTTTGGCCAATTGTCAATTTTTCTAAGCTACCAACATCGACCATCTTTCTTAAAACCCTCTCCTTGTTGCACCTTATTATGCCTTTAAAATTAAGAACAGAAGAGCTAAAAACAATATCTCCACAAGCTACCAATAATTTCACCTCATATCACCAAACAATGAATAAAGTATGCCTAAGAACTGAAAAACTCAGGATTACAAAATAATTGTTGTATAATGAATTAGTGCAATACTTTTCAAagacaattcaaaatcaaatttccGCCACTGCTTACCTCCTTGCTAGCTACCTGCACTCAATTTCTTGATAACAATGACTGACTTCTTTATCCCTATTAATggtattttcttcttttgccaACCCTCGTGTACAAAGCTGAAAACTCCCCTAGCCACCATCATGTCCCTTCTAAGATTATTAGTGGCAGCGTCTAATTGTGCGTATGAGAAAACTCTCAGGTTTGTGCCAGCAATATTAACATCTCCTTTTAAAAAATCCTTATCGTAGTTTGCATCTGAGCACTCGGTTTTCTCAGTGGCATTATTCTTACCCCAGATACTTGTAAAATTGCCACTTACTTGAGATGCTCATGTTGTAACACAAGTACTTGCAGCAGTGAGCCAGCTGTTGGCACTGACAAAAGATGCATCACCTGCTTCAGAGACAACTTCAAGCTAAAAACTGCAGAATTCGGAGCTGAAAAtgaggaaatatttttttaagaaaaaaggaatATTTTTGTTATACCTGCACTGATATCAATAAAGCTTGGTACAGGGTCTGACTTTGGCTTGTCGGGTTGAGAGCAAATACCCATCAAATGGCTTTATGTGCTCCTGTCTTTAAAGGAAATTTTATTGCAGAGACTAGGCCTACGTAGAACACAAACAACGAAATCTATTGGTGCTGCAGATCCTACTAGTTTGCGCACTGTCTCGGATAACATGATTAGTCTGCTCTGCACAGACTCTTCAAATAGGGTTTGGCGCAACCTTCAATGCTCCTGTTTATGATTTCCGTGCAAGGATCATAAAGGAAAATAAGATTTGCTTTTTTTCAGGTTTCATTGCAACTCCACTGTGCTTCCATGAACGGGGAACAATGTCAGATGCTTAGATCAAGACTGGATGGGAAAAGAGGAGTTTTTCCCACCAAGTCATGTGACTGAAAATCCACAGCATGTAAGATCATGTGATCCACAAGTGCAATGAGATTTGCACATTTGCATCACTGACAACCAATGTGGTTAGCGTTTCTCTTATCAGAATACAATGTCACCCTAATTATTCCAATTTACTTGAATTCTGGGATATTCATCTGTGGTACAGAGGGTTACAAGAAAACAGCACAGCATTAGTACAGCCAGAGTCTGTTGTCTACCAACTTACAAGAAACGGTGATAACAAAGTTGAGTAAATCACCACTAATCCCTTTTTCAAATAAAGCATAAACAGGCTTCCAATAATTACAGATTTTCCTAAAAATGGTCGAATCAATACAAGTTCAGCAGTGCAACGACAAAAATAACTGTATGACATTGCTAAGgaaaattgaattaatgaagaagaatactaaaacactaaaaaccaTTGTGATAACCAGAATAAATTTTAGGCTATCCCAATCTCATATGGATGGCATCAATCTGTTCAAGTGTCTCAGAAATTTCTGTCATTGATGGCCGGAAGCGGGACTCCTGTTGAAGACATTTAATAGCAAGGTGAGCTATTTGGGAAGCCTCTTTGGGAGGATATCTACCTCTCAACCGGGtgtccattatttttttcaactttcttcTGTTTGTCAGATAAGGTTTAACCCAGTCAACAAGTATCTGTTTCCCACTGGGACGTTTCTTGTCGATTGCACGTAAACCAGTTAGCatctca is a genomic window of Populus alba chromosome 18, ASM523922v2, whole genome shotgun sequence containing:
- the LOC118039585 gene encoding probable serine/threonine-protein kinase PIX13, which gives rise to MGICSQPDKPKSDPVPSFIDISAVFSLKLSLKQVMHLLSVPTAGSLLQAEVNILGKLSHPNLVKLLGYCHEKEVPLVYEFMQNDCLNYHLFGKGSIQPLPWDIRLKVAVGITQGLAYLHSPEVLVIHRDLRSSNILLDKRIHNTDVTSMFWFYSSSIMQRYQILAWHQFFHLMIPVSKLVMGTYGYAAPEIMRAGRFYAKSDVFSFGVVLVEMLTGSRAIDTKRPNGKDVVVNWVIPFLSNKRKLKKKTMDTRLEGKYPIKEASLIAQFAIRCLQLEPKFRPSMKEIAETSEQIVAHQLKAT
- the LOC118039576 gene encoding putative disease resistance protein At1g50180, translating into MAESAVSTVVQRLGDLLIQEAVFLDGVNEEAYGMQVELQRMQSFLRDADRRQDEEESVKNWVSEIRETAYDVEDIIEEFALKVALRRRSGMVNVMKRYATLAKETIELHNVGNEIQIIKNRISSLTNSLQTYGIIQRNDDWIPGLGRQQQQLRRSYSHIVEEDIVGLEEDVKVLAEQLVNSNGIVSICGMGGIGKTTLAKKVYHNSKVRHHFDAFAWAYVSQQCQVREVWEGILFKLTNPSKEQREEIANLRDEELVKRLYQVQLQKKCLVILDDIWTIPTWNNLCPAFPYWKTAGSKILLTTRKMDVALHPDPTCFLHVPPQLNDDESWELFKKKACVDNNYPDVRTRAEIERLGREMVGRCTGLPLAIIVLGGLLATKKTIFEWDVVRQNIISHLRRGKGDEQLLGVTEVLALSYHELPYQLKPCFLHLAHFPEDCEIQTKKMIRMWVAEGFVSSVYNGVEEETMEDVAQRYLGELVERCMVQVVERGITGRIRTCRMHDLMRDLCVSKAKQENFLEVFNQSLASDHSADSFPRSTVREARSIGRLRRLAVVLEGDLHKFIPSGYKRNSHLRSLLYFHEKACHAENWGSIKSVFKNFKLLRVLDLEGIQSHGGKLAKEIGNLIHLRFLSLRDTDIDELPSTIGNLRYLQTLDLLTWNSTVQIPNVVWRLNRLRHLYLPESCGEDSYKWQLANLVNLQTLVNFPAEKCEITDLVRLNHLKKLVIDDPKFGAIFRSPHVRFYRLQSLSFVSNEDSTVVQVIQGCPNLYKLHIEGQIEKLPECQQFSANLAKLNLLGSKLTEDPMPTLEKLPNLRILRLQMDSFLGNKMVCLDKGFPQLKSLFLYDLPNLEEWEVVEGAMANLFHLEISNCTSLKTVPEGLRFITSLREMEIRSMLKAFRTRLEHGGEDYYKVQHVPSIAFRYCDY
- the LOC118039577 gene encoding probable serine/threonine-protein kinase PIX13, which encodes MGICWSSLPDQKPNSLPIVPSNIDNLSAGDTSSLGDNSWLSVGSGNITAWASQVSGSFTRIWGKNNGIHEDSRYLDAGSDEDFENGGISNIAVGNLKVFSYVQLIAATNNFGRDMVVGRGGFGKVYKGWQKEMVPSKGIKKSAIAVKKLGTASRQGFKQWQAEVNLLGRLSHPNLVKLLGYCYENKQSLLVYEYLPNGSLNYHLFGKASVQPLTWDIRFKIVIGVAQGLTYMHSPEVSVLHRDLKSSNILLDEFYNARIADFGLAALVPLADESQAEAHLMGTYGYAAPEVYVTGHRNAKSDVYSFGVVLVEMLTGLRAIDRRRPNEQQFLVSWVIPFLSSKRKLKSIMDTRLKGKYPLKEASHVARLAIRCLKVEPKIRPSMKEIAETLEQVEVRKYKSIRS